A genome region from Thermoanaerobaculia bacterium includes the following:
- a CDS encoding CarD family transcriptional regulator, which produces MGFRVGEKIVYPNHGVSIVEQIRESEIAGLRNTYLHLRLISNNSKVMVPIENSELIGLRRLTIRKEVNSLLRTLANGRVSPLADWKGRYKQNLDKMRSGRLQDIAEVLKALNHVMQKKALSFREKKMYERAKYLIVSEIAVIDGASEEEVARRVDRALARSMQKSAAS; this is translated from the coding sequence TTGGGCTTTCGAGTTGGCGAAAAGATTGTCTATCCCAACCACGGCGTTTCGATCGTCGAGCAGATCCGCGAATCGGAGATCGCCGGACTCCGCAACACCTATCTTCACCTGCGATTGATCTCGAACAATTCCAAGGTGATGGTTCCCATCGAGAACAGCGAGCTCATCGGTCTTCGCCGGCTCACGATCCGGAAAGAAGTGAATTCCCTCCTCCGGACGCTCGCCAACGGACGGGTCTCGCCGCTCGCGGACTGGAAGGGCCGTTACAAGCAGAATCTCGATAAGATGCGGAGCGGGCGGCTCCAGGACATCGCCGAGGTCCTCAAGGCGCTCAACCACGTGATGCAGAAGAAGGCGCTCTCCTTCCGCGAGAAGAAGATGTACGAGCGCGCGAAATACCTCATCGTCTCGGAGATCGCCGTGATCGACGGCGCGAGCGAGGAGGAAGTCGCCCGCCGCGTCGATCGGGCGCTTGCCCGGTCGATGCAGAAGTCCGCGGCGAGCTGA
- a CDS encoding enoyl-CoA hydratase/isomerase family protein has product MTDSWRTSREGPVARFFLDTGERPPTLSPEILGELAGRIDREAAAGASVAVIASAAAGVFAAGADLRVVRELTPAVGYLYARTGQEALFRIARAACATIAEIDGACYGGALDLAMACDIRFASSRAAFCHPGPRLGIVTGWGGTVFAPRRIGVARARRLFRSGEVFDAPAAYSMGLVDELASSEDLSGRTASAARQISQGNWNQLFR; this is encoded by the coding sequence TTGACGGATTCCTGGCGAACGTCTCGCGAGGGCCCGGTCGCCCGGTTCTTCCTCGACACCGGGGAGCGCCCCCCGACGCTGTCGCCGGAAATTCTCGGGGAGCTGGCCGGAAGAATCGACCGGGAGGCCGCCGCGGGCGCCTCGGTCGCCGTCATCGCGTCTGCCGCGGCGGGCGTCTTCGCGGCAGGCGCCGACCTCCGCGTCGTCCGCGAGCTCACGCCGGCCGTCGGCTACCTGTACGCCCGGACGGGGCAGGAGGCGCTTTTCCGGATTGCGCGGGCCGCCTGCGCGACCATCGCCGAGATCGACGGAGCCTGCTATGGAGGCGCGCTCGACCTGGCGATGGCCTGCGACATCCGGTTCGCGAGCTCCCGGGCGGCCTTCTGCCATCCGGGGCCCCGCCTGGGGATCGTGACCGGGTGGGGCGGCACCGTCTTCGCTCCGAGGCGAATCGGGGTCGCCCGGGCCCGGCGGCTGTTCCGGTCCGGCGAAGTCTTCGACGCTCCCGCGGCCTACTCGATGGGGCTGGTCGACGAGCTCGCCTCCTCCGAGGATCTTTCCGGCCGAACCGCCTCGGCCGCCCGGCAGATATCACAAGGCAATTGGAATCAGCTATTTCGGTGA
- a CDS encoding cobalamin B12-binding domain-containing protein, with translation MDPLRVLIAKPGLDGHDRGAKVVARALRDAGMEVIYTGLRQTPVQVAAAAIQEDVDCVGISILSGAHNVLVPEILDELARRGGGDIPVFVGGIIPDKDIPPLVARGVRKVFLPGSSTRDIIAFIQEEIGQRQRA, from the coding sequence ATGGATCCGCTCCGCGTTCTCATCGCCAAGCCGGGGCTCGACGGGCACGATCGCGGGGCGAAAGTCGTCGCCCGGGCGCTTCGCGACGCCGGCATGGAAGTGATCTACACGGGACTCCGGCAGACGCCCGTGCAGGTCGCCGCGGCCGCGATCCAGGAGGACGTCGACTGCGTCGGAATCTCGATCCTCTCGGGCGCGCACAACGTGCTCGTCCCGGAGATCCTCGACGAGCTCGCCCGGCGCGGCGGCGGCGACATTCCGGTATTCGTCGGCGGGATCATTCCGGACAAGGACATCCCGCCGCTCGTCGCGCGCGGCGTCCGGAAAGTGTTCCTGCCGGGGTCTTCCACCCGCGACATCATCGCGTTCATCCAGGAGGAGATCGGCCAGCGGCAGCGGGCATAA
- the tilS gene encoding tRNA lysidine(34) synthetase TilS produces MRTVAPEPAIARAFEEGDLPRTGPLLAAVSGGPDSMALLAALAAVAPRFGASVAAGHVDHGWRAERSRRDAAFVEAWCRRRSVPFFQERLPVPPRGRSREDAARELRYRALAAMRERAGASAVVTGHTRDDAAETVLLALLRGRPLSGIAGIRRRREDGVVRPLLEVSRGAILAYLRERRIPYRRDATNDDPAFDRNWVRRRVVPLLERRFGSAVTANLAASAEALSRDREWIDDLFARDVLPRLAGGGGEISVDSALLSALPSAALRRALLAMAERAGGRPLSRPELLALEKLARAGEPFRFQAGRRVDFRNRRGVVSARRTL; encoded by the coding sequence GTGAGAACGGTCGCGCCGGAGCCGGCGATCGCGCGCGCGTTCGAAGAGGGAGACCTTCCGCGCACCGGCCCCCTTCTGGCCGCCGTCTCGGGCGGACCCGACTCGATGGCGCTCCTGGCCGCCCTCGCGGCGGTCGCCCCGCGGTTCGGGGCGTCGGTCGCCGCCGGGCACGTCGACCACGGCTGGCGGGCGGAGCGGTCGCGCCGCGACGCCGCCTTCGTCGAAGCGTGGTGCCGGCGGCGGAGCGTCCCCTTCTTCCAGGAGCGCCTCCCCGTCCCGCCGCGGGGGCGATCCCGCGAGGACGCCGCCCGCGAGCTCCGTTACCGGGCGCTCGCCGCGATGCGGGAGCGCGCGGGCGCCTCGGCCGTCGTCACCGGGCACACTCGCGACGACGCGGCGGAGACCGTTCTCCTCGCGCTGCTGCGCGGACGGCCTCTCTCCGGGATCGCGGGCATCCGTCGGCGCCGCGAAGACGGCGTGGTGCGGCCGCTCCTGGAAGTCTCGCGCGGTGCGATTCTCGCTTACCTCCGCGAGCGCCGGATCCCGTATCGCCGCGACGCGACGAACGACGACCCCGCGTTCGATCGGAACTGGGTGCGCCGGAGGGTCGTCCCCCTTCTCGAGCGCCGCTTCGGAAGCGCCGTCACGGCCAACCTCGCCGCCTCGGCCGAGGCGCTCTCGCGCGACCGGGAATGGATCGACGACCTGTTCGCGCGCGACGTCCTGCCGCGGCTGGCCGGCGGCGGCGGCGAGATCTCCGTCGACTCCGCGCTGCTCTCGGCTCTCCCCTCCGCGGCCCTGCGCCGGGCGCTGCTGGCCATGGCGGAGCGGGCCGGGGGCCGCCCGCTCTCCCGGCCGGAGCTCCTCGCGCTCGAGAAGCTCGCCCGGGCCGGGGAACCCTTCCGTTTCCAGGCCGGGAGACGAGTGGACTTCCGGAACCGCCGAGGCGTCGT